The Mycolicibacterium mucogenicum DSM 44124 genomic sequence CAACCCGGCAACGACCGCGGTGTCGATGTCCTCGACAGTGGCGAAGCCCGATTCGGCCATCCGGATGGCGGCCAGCAGGTAGGGAACCAGCAGGAAGTTGACAACGAAGCCCGAGCGATCCGACGCCCGCACGACCTTCTTGCCCAGCACCTCACCGGCGAAAGTCTCGACGCGCGCGGCGGCTTCAGGGGCGGTCGTCACCGAGGAGATGAGCTCGACCAGGGGCAACACGGGCACCGGGTTGAAGAAGTGCAGACCGAGCACCCGGCTCGGGTTCTTGGTCGCGGCGGCGATGCGCATGATCGGGATGGACGACGTGTTCGACGCCAGCACCGCGTCGGGGTCGGTGATGATCTCGTCAAGCTGAGAAAAAACCTTCGCCTTGACGTTCACGTCTTCGACGATGGCCTCGATGACGAGCTGACGGTCGGCCATGTCGGCGAGGTCGTTGGTGAAGCTCAGGCGACCCAGCGCGGCGTCGCGGTCGGCCTCGGACAGCTTGCCCTTCTTGACGGCGTTGTCGAGCGACTTGGTGATCCGCTCCCGGCCGGCGGTGGTCAGCGCCTCGGTCGGCTCGAACGCCAGGACCTGCGCGCCTGCCTTGATACAGACCTCGGCGATGCCGCCGCCCATCTGCCCGGCCCCGATGACCCCGACTCGTTCGATTGCGTTGCTCACCGCTGTCCTCTCCTCGTGATTACTTCTGAAGATATGCGACAGGCCCCGCCCAGTTTCTGAGCGGGGCCTGCCGTATCTAGCTGTCGCGGCCGCGAGGGCTGTGCACGCAATTCACTGCTGATGCGTACCCGGCACTCGCACTCGTTGCCGACTTAGTGGAACTGACCCTCTTCGGTCGAGCCCTTCAGAGCCGCGGTCGAGGTGTTCGGGTCCACGGTGGTGGCGATCTTGTCGAAGTAGCCGGCGCCGACCTCACGCTGGTGCTTGGTGGCGGTGTAGCCACGGGCCTCGGCCGCGAACTCGCGCTCCTGCAGGTCGACGTAGGCGGTCATGCCCTCGCGGGCGTAGCCGTAGGCCAGGTCGAACATGGAGTAGTTGAGGGCGTGGAAGCCGGCCAGGGTGATGAACTGGAACGTGAAGCCCATGGCACCCAGTTCCTTCTGGAACTTGGCGATGGTCGAGTCGTCCAGCGCCTGCTTCCAGTTGAACGACGGGCTGCAGTTGTAGGACAGCAGCTGGTCCGGGAACTCAGCCTTCACGGCCTCGGCGAACTTGCGGGCGACCTCGAGGTCCGGCACACCGGTCTCCATCCAGATCATGTCGGCGTACGGGGCGTAGGCCTTGGCACGCGCGATGCAGGGCTCGATGCCCTTCTGGATGTTGTAGAAGCCCTCGGAGGTGCGCTCACCGGTGACGAACGGCTTGTCGCGGTCGTCCACGTCCGAGGTGATCAGGGTGGCGGCCTCGGCGTCGGTACGCGCGATGACGACGGTGGGGGTGTTGGCGACGTCGGCGGCCAGGCGAGCCGAGGTCAGGGTGCGGATGTGCTGCTGGGTCGGGATCAGCACCTTGCCACCGAGGTGGCCACACTTCTTCTCCGAGGCCAGCTGGTCCTCCCAGTGGGTACCGGCGGCACCCGCGGCGATCATGGCCTTCTGCAGCTCGTAGACGTTCAGCGCGCCACCGAAGCCGGCCTCACCGTCGGCGACGATCGGGACGAGCCAGTTGTCGACGCTCTTGTCACCCTCGACGCGGGCGATCTCGTCGGCGCGCAGCAGGGCGTTGTTGATGCGACGGACGACGGCCGGCACCGAGTTGGCCGGGTACAGGCTCTGGTCCGGGTAGGTGTGGCCCGAGAGGTTCGCGTCACCGGCGACCTGCCAACCGGACAGGTAGATGGCCTTGAGGCCGGCGCGGACCTGCTGCACGGCCATGTTGCCGGTCAGGGCGCCCAGTGCGTTGATGTAGGAGCCGTCGCCCTTGGTGACCGCGTCCCACAGGATCTCGGAGCCACGACGCGCGAGGGTGTGCTCCTCGACGACGCTGCCCTGCAGCTCCTCAACCTGGGCTGCGGTGTAGTCGCGGGTGATGCCCTTCCAGCGGGGGTTGGTGTCCCAGTCCTGCTGAATCTCAGCGGCGGTACGTGGCTTTCCGACGTTGGACATTGTGCTCCTTCGTGAGGCCGCGTCGCCGTGGGCGCCAAGATTCAAACTGATTGTTAACGCTTCGGCGACTTCGCTTGTGTGCTGTTAACGACGATGACACAGCACATACCCGCAGGTCCAGCGGTTACAAGTGCCAACTTTCGCCAACACTTGTAGCGAAGTTGCGAAGATTGCGAAGTTGCTGGGGTGCTTGACCGGTTCAGAAGCTACCGGACGGTAACCGATATGCGCTGGTCAGTACGCTCGTACTGTTAAATCGGCGCACTCAGAGCGCGAACAGGCAGGCGACCGCTTTGACCTCGTCACCGACGGCATATGTGAGCGTTGTAACACTGCGGTCACACAGCTCGGGACCGAATTTTTCGGTCGATCCGGCCGGGTACTCGTGCGTGATGATCTCCAGCCGGTCCCCGAGTGCCACCGCGGCGTCGTGTTCGATGGTCACGCGCAGCGGCGCCTCGAGCAGCTCGGGACGGTAGGTCTGGAGGTAGTCCTCGACCACCGACCAGTAGACGGAGTTGTTCATGTGGTCGAACAGGTCGATGTCGGTGACCCGGACCGGGAAGTCGACGATCCGGAGCGCGTCGTCGCGAGCGCCGGCCTTGAGGTAGCCCTTCCAGCGCAGCCGGTCCGTGGTCGCGGTCCGCTTCAGACCGGCGAGGAAGTCGTCCGAGATGCGGGCCGGGCCCTGCGTCTCGAGGTTCATATTGATCCAGAACGCCTCGGACTCGATCAGTCCGCCCTTGCGGCCGTCGATGCGCACCCGCATCTCGCACCACCGGTTCGACGTGCCCGAACACCAGCGCCGCAGCCGCAGGATGTCGCCGCGCTCGAACGGACGGATCAGGTCCACCATGGTGCGCCGGACGACCCAGGCCGGGTGGACGTCTTCGTAGCCCATCTGGCGCAGCTGATCCTGGCCGACGTCCTGGATGTGCCGGCAGGCACCGTCGAACCGCAGCCGGCCGTCGCGATCGACGTCGGCCATCCGCAGCGGCCAGCTGGTATCGAAGACGTCGGGATGCCCCTCCGGCACCGGCGCGAGGGTCTTGGCCAGGCCCGTTGCCGGTGCGGCAGTGGTCTTTTCGACGACCTTTTCGATGGTCTCCGCGGTGCTCATGGCGCCCCTTTCCCAGCGGGCCAACGCGGCTGGATCGTCCAACTCACCCGCGGGCCCGATCCTGCCACAGCCCATTTTTGCCAATTATGCGAAGACGGTATTCACATGATTGCTAGCCTGGTTTCATGGCGAAGACTTTCGTTGGCTCCCGGGTGCGTCAGCTCCGGGGCGAACGCGGCTTCAGCCAGGCCGCGCTGGCGCAGATGCTCGACATCTCCCCCAGTTATCTCAACCAGATCGAGCACGACGTCCGGCCGCTGAGCGTCGCCGTGCTGCTGCGCATCACCGAGGTGTTCGGGGTCGACGCCACGTTCTTCGCCTCCCAGGACGACACCCGACTGGTCGCCGAGTTGCGCGAAGCGCTGATGGATCGCGACCTCGGCGTCGACGTCGACATCCCGGAGATCGCCGACCTGGTGAGCACGCATCCGACGATGGCCCGCGCGATGGTCGACCTGCACCGCCGCTACCGGCTGTCCACGGCACAACTGGCCGCCGCCACCGAGGACCGGTTCTCCGACGGGAGTGGCAGCGGGGCCATCACCATGCCGCACGAAGAGGTGCGCGACTACTTCTATACGCGCCAGAACTACCTCCACGAACTCGACACCGCGGCAGAGGAATTCATCCTGCGCATGCACATGCGCCGATCCGAGCTGTCCCGCGAGCTCGCCGAGCGGCTGAGCCGCGTGCATCACGTGCGTATCGTGCAGCGGCTCGAACTCGGCGACAACGTGCTGCACCGGTACGACCCCGAAACCCGGACGCTGGAGATCGGCGGCCACCTGTCGTCGGGACAGTACGTGTTCAAACTGGCTGCCGAGCTGGCCTACCTGGAATTCGGTGACCTACTGGAAAGCCTGGTGGCCGAGGGCAATTTCACCAGCGACGAGTCGGTGAAACTGGCGCGGATGGGGCTGGCCAACTACTTCGCCGCGGCCGCGGTGCTGCCCTATGGCCAGTTCCATGCTGTCGCCGAGGAATTCCGCTACGACGTCGAGCGGCTGTCGGCGTATCACTCGGTGAGTTACGAGACCATCGCGCACCGGCTGTCGACGCTGCAGCGGCCGTCGATGCGCGGCGTGCCGCTGTCGTTCGTCCGCGTCGACCGTGCCGGAAACATGTCTAAACGCCAGTCCGCCACCGGTTTTCACTTCTCGTCGTCGGGCGGCACCTGTCCCCTGTGGAACGTCTACGAGACGTTCGCGAACCCCGGCAAGATGCTGGTGCAGATCGCCCAGATGCCCGACGGCCGCAACTACATGTGGGTGGCGCGCACCGTGGAACGACGCGCCGCGCGGTACGGCCAGCCGGGTAAGACGTTCGCCATCGGGCTGGGCTGCGAACTGCGCCATGCCAAT encodes the following:
- a CDS encoding 3-hydroxybutyryl-CoA dehydrogenase; translated protein: MGGGIAEVCIKAGAQVLAFEPTEALTTAGRERITKSLDNAVKKGKLSEADRDAALGRLSFTNDLADMADRQLVIEAIVEDVNVKAKVFSQLDEIITDPDAVLASNTSSIPIMRIAAATKNPSRVLGLHFFNPVPVLPLVELISSVTTAPEAAARVETFAGEVLGKKVVRASDRSGFVVNFLLVPYLLAAIRMAESGFATVEDIDTAVVAGLSHPMGPLKLADLVGLDTMKLIADSMYDEYKEPLYAAPPLLLRMVEAGQLGKKSGKGFYTY
- the aceA gene encoding isocitrate lyase — its product is MSNVGKPRTAAEIQQDWDTNPRWKGITRDYTAAQVEELQGSVVEEHTLARRGSEILWDAVTKGDGSYINALGALTGNMAVQQVRAGLKAIYLSGWQVAGDANLSGHTYPDQSLYPANSVPAVVRRINNALLRADEIARVEGDKSVDNWLVPIVADGEAGFGGALNVYELQKAMIAAGAAGTHWEDQLASEKKCGHLGGKVLIPTQQHIRTLTSARLAADVANTPTVVIARTDAEAATLITSDVDDRDKPFVTGERTSEGFYNIQKGIEPCIARAKAYAPYADMIWMETGVPDLEVARKFAEAVKAEFPDQLLSYNCSPSFNWKQALDDSTIAKFQKELGAMGFTFQFITLAGFHALNYSMFDLAYGYAREGMTAYVDLQEREFAAEARGYTATKHQREVGAGYFDKIATTVDPNTSTAALKGSTEEGQFH
- a CDS encoding acyl-[acyl-carrier-protein] thioesterase, translating into MSTAETIEKVVEKTTAAPATGLAKTLAPVPEGHPDVFDTSWPLRMADVDRDGRLRFDGACRHIQDVGQDQLRQMGYEDVHPAWVVRRTMVDLIRPFERGDILRLRRWCSGTSNRWCEMRVRIDGRKGGLIESEAFWINMNLETQGPARISDDFLAGLKRTATTDRLRWKGYLKAGARDDALRIVDFPVRVTDIDLFDHMNNSVYWSVVEDYLQTYRPELLEAPLRVTIEHDAAVALGDRLEIITHEYPAGSTEKFGPELCDRSVTTLTYAVGDEVKAVACLFAL
- the ramB gene encoding acetate metabolism transcriptional regulator RamB, translating into MAKTFVGSRVRQLRGERGFSQAALAQMLDISPSYLNQIEHDVRPLSVAVLLRITEVFGVDATFFASQDDTRLVAELREALMDRDLGVDVDIPEIADLVSTHPTMARAMVDLHRRYRLSTAQLAAATEDRFSDGSGSGAITMPHEEVRDYFYTRQNYLHELDTAAEEFILRMHMRRSELSRELAERLSRVHHVRIVQRLELGDNVLHRYDPETRTLEIGGHLSSGQYVFKLAAELAYLEFGDLLESLVAEGNFTSDESVKLARMGLANYFAAAAVLPYGQFHAVAEEFRYDVERLSAYHSVSYETIAHRLSTLQRPSMRGVPLSFVRVDRAGNMSKRQSATGFHFSSSGGTCPLWNVYETFANPGKMLVQIAQMPDGRNYMWVARTVERRAARYGQPGKTFAIGLGCELRHANRLVYSEGLDLSGGAATPIGSGCRVCERDNCPQRAFPALGRELDLDEHRSTVTPYVVKRAN